The Euwallacea similis isolate ESF13 chromosome 7, ESF131.1, whole genome shotgun sequence genome has a window encoding:
- the mbc gene encoding dedicator of cytokinesis protein 1 isoform X1 — protein MWNDVNETDSFGIAIYNFNDKEPEKEPFKLKLTVGDAVRILQEETDWYHGYVINHSHVVGIFPKSYIHKKQCERFEGGLPVFKVPAICQEITSTLREWGGHWKHLYMTHNKAFEDVKNQIYDLVILRSKIISGTLPIDEIKRVTKQAAEEIDLGNRMLGLDLVVRDKNGILIDSDVTSTIQLFNYHKDATERINNRHSKSGEKDYQPKSAIQQFSNIFLVAVKNFTCKISEDAELLMCLYDAKEFKPITENYVVRWTKEGLMSDLDQMYNLRVMFTDLGKKDLEREKICLVCYVVRIGLMEVKEIDHRRSTMSTTVRKTPYENMRRPCGVAAMDVTGYMHAKYDADLEKEFSIPFVSCDKDNLDQVLRKIITKEKMDPKNQALFVSMKLLRGDLKQVREENPHLVLGNVSRARKMGFPEVILPGDVRNDLYLTLVNGEFSKGNKTSEKNVEVVVKVCNEEGISIPGVITLGGGVPEIDEYRSVIYYHEDKPQWHETVKIALRIEEFKSSHLKFTFKHRSSNEAKDKSEKPFAMSYVKLMQENGVTLSDALHNLIVYRIDYKKFDEESLEYIKLPCFTSEMKDNQKPQLAGLTASTKDSFNISTNICSTKLTQNVNLLGLLNWASHKNAISLSLQNFMYVVGEEIVKFLQDILDALFNILMDDPESNKYDINVFECLLHIITLVTNDWKYLHFEPVLDLYIREGFSATLAYKKLISILKSIISKASYSTRAEATKDNLIFRTMKALQYIMRFVSRSRILFLEVYPEFNFGDEFEESIRELLRDFIYLMSSGNDQVLREQGACLKYLPNTIPDILLIFDKCELSVIFCDMLNNIPPGRLTKQKMMTINDIVHSKLCLYSECRKIIFPFITVQVKTLLEANDEGVVMRQDGRRQNRSVAKVAQLLGTTQHCVNQHVGYSEEVELCIKVLSDILVLLFRKDVGPTFQDISEIIQTDLRTVIQCHIKMQRENPNAGHMASVMLDIFRQMTADHYEHYIDRFVTDFDKLDFLMEILVVFKELVSSNSVFPKDWFDMIMLQNNIILKSLRYFSHTIRDIFFKKFEHDAWNNFFHCAIAFMTQDALQLENFSFNKRLRIINQYNDMRREMGFEVRSMWFNLGLHKVQFVPSLVGLTLEMTLIPETELRTHTIPIFFDMMQCEFYSSKLELESFGDTKRDSSHIKGNFNDFENEMIVKLDALFEGGKGDSEYKQLFFNIIKELCEKHTTLKEEGIKFVTIVSRLMDSLLDYRNIISNDSKDSTMSCTVNLLDFYSEIDKKEMYIRYLNKLFDLHIECDNYTEAAFTLELHTKLLKWTDESLSPLLKGDKYINARNHRELKEALYYTIIDNYSKGKMWEYAIIKCKELAEQYEQETFDFDRLSELHTRLAGFYDSIMKHARPKPEYFRVGYYGRGFPLFLQNKVFIYRGKEYERLEDFNSRIVNEFPRAELLNKLDAPGSDITTSDKQYIQINKVDPVMEEKNQRFSGKSVSDQIVCFYKVNNIKKFSFSRRFTRKDPFIESDNEFAHMWLEKTELQTTYPLPGILRWFPVEKTIMKEVSPLRNAIETLDGANKDLFNFVSMFNKDKNISINLLSMKLHGILDAAVMGGTKNYEKVFFTDEYLTRHADDEVLVNRLKDLLADQIPLLELCLQIHKKKAPDNLQPLQKRMEDCFTIMKDEVERKYGKRKCDIKLEPEVQMRRHYSITSDTRLSDVTITPDHSSQHHKSIGPSPSKSLSVTPSFNHRKSSKISKRRRSKTEVVLPPTPTSSGTLWYTSEDPFSSITSCTNSTTSGTGTPRIELTQELHSTRPLRSEIEKEKRLSRPSSGQFSRPGSVNLQLRGTNSSGTSSNRDSMGTTDSNISEEDLLPPPLPAKYKDSIADFSNLAINENLSFLHSRSSSVSRYSYQITRDASSTNEEIDADDNDIPPSPPPKPPKTKQHAQCQ, from the exons ATGTGGAATGATGTGAATGAAACGGACAGTTTTGGAATTG caatttacaattttaatgataaaGAACCTGAGAAGGAaccttttaaattgaaattaacggTTGGGGATGCAGTCCGTATTCTACAAGAAGAAACAGATTGGTACCATGGATATGTCATCAATCACAGTCACGTTGTgggtatttttccaaaatcgtACATCCATAAGAAACAATGTGAAAGGTTTGAAGGTGGATTACCAGTATTTAAGGTCCCAGCTATTTGCCAGGAAATTACTTCCACCCTCAGAGAGTGGGGAGGCCATTGGAAACATTTGTACATG ACACACAATAAGGCATTTGAGGATGTCAAAAACCAAATATATGACCTGGTCATACTACGTAGTAAAATCATCAGTGGCACATTGCCAATTGACGAAATTAAAAGGGTAACCAAACAGGCTGCCGAAGAAATTGATTTAGGTAATCGAATGTTAGGATTGGATTTAGTTGTTAGAGACAAAAATGGAATTCTAATCGACTCTGATGTGACCAGCACCATTCAACTCTTTAATTACCACAAAGACGCCACCGAAAGAATCAACAATAGACATTCAAAG AGTGGAGAAAAAGATTATCAACCAAAGTCCGCCATCCAACAGTtttccaatatatttttagtagcagttaaaaattttacatgtaAAATATCAGAAGATGCAGAACTGTTAATGTGTTTATATGATGCCAAAGAATTTAAACCCATAACTGAAAATTATGTAGTTAGATGGACGAAAGAGGGATTGATGAGCGATTTAGATCAAATGTACAATTTGAGGGTCATGTTTACC GATCTCGGAAAGAAGGACCTTGAACGAGAGAAAATATGTTTGGTTTGTTATGTGGTACGAATAGGATTGATGGAAGTTAAAGAAATTGATCACCGCAGGAGCACTATGAGTACGACTGTTAGGAAAACTCCATATGAGAATATGCGAAGACCTTGTGGAGTGGCGGCAATGGATGTCACGGGCTACATGCACGCAAAGTATGACGCTGACTTGGAGAAAGAGTTTTCAATACCGTTTGTTAG ttgtgaCAAAGACAACTTGGATCAAGTGTTAAGAAAAATCatcacaaaggaaaaaatggatCCTAAGAATCAAGCATTGTTTGTCAGTATGAAATTGCTGAGAGGCGATCTTAAACag gTTAGGGAAGAAAATCCGCATCTGGTACTCGGAAACGTGTCCCGGGCACGGAAAATGGGATTTCCCGAAGTCATTTTACCGGGGGATGTGCGAAATGATCTGTATTTGACACTCGTAAACGGGGAATTTAGCAAAGGCAATAAAACAAGTGAGAAAAACGTCGAAGTGGTGGTTAAAGTGTGTAATGAAGAAGGAATTTCTATACCT gGAGTTATTACTTTAGGTGGGGGCGTCCCAGAAATAGACGAATACCGTTCAGTAATATATTACCACGAGGACAAACCTCAATGGCATGAGACTGTAAAAATCGCTTTAAGAATAGAAGAATTCAAGTCTAGTCACTTAAAATTTACGTTTAAGCATCGTTCCTCAAACGAAGCCAAagataaaagtgaaaaaccTTTTGCAATGAGCTATGTAAAATTGATGCAGGAGAACGGTGTCACTTTATCTGATGCCCTTCACAATCTTATAGTCTATAGGATTGATTACAAAAAGTTTGATGAGGAGAGTTTGGAGTATATCAAATTGCCGTGTTTTACTAGTGAGATGAAGGACAATCAAAAACCGCAGCTTGCGGGGCTTACAGCAAGTACCAAAGATTCGTTCAACATATCTACGAATATTTGTTCTACGAAATTGACACAAAACG TTAATCTTTTGGGCCTCTTAAACTGGGCTTCACATAAAAATGCCATATCCTTGTCTCTGCAAAATTTTATGTACGTGGTCGGGGAAGAGATAGTAAAATTTCTACAGGACATATTAGACGccttatttaacattttaatggaCGATCCTGAGAGCAATAAATATGATATCAACGTTTTCGAGTGTCTTCTACATATTATAACTTTAGTAACAAACGACTGGAAATATCTCCACTTTGAACCTGTTTTGGATTTGTATATACGAGAAGGATTTAGTGCTACTTTAGCTTATAA aaaactaATTTCGATTCTTAAATCCATCATTAGTAAAGCGAGTTATAGTACCAGGGCCGAAGCCACTAAAGACAACTTGATATTCCGAACAATGAAAGCACTTCAGTATATTATGCGATTCGTTTCCCGTTCTAGAATACTTTTTCTTGAAGTTTATccagaatttaattttggagACGAATTCGAAGAAAGCATCAGAGAACTCCTGCGagactttatttatttgatgtcATCTGGAAATGATCAAGTGCTGAGAGAGCAAGGCGCTTGCCTAAAGTATTTGCCTAACACAATCCCAGATATTTTGCTGATATTTGATAAATGCGAATTGAG CGTTATTTTCTGTGATATGCTGAACAATATTCCTCCGGGTAGAttgacaaaacaaaaaatgatgaCCATCAACGATATCGTGCATAGTAAACTGTGTTTGTATTCGGAATGCAGGAAAATCATCTTTCCCTTTATAACTGTTCAAGTGAAAACTTTACTCGAGGCCAACGATgag GGTGTTGTGATGCGGCAAGACGGGCGCAGGCAAAATCGATCAGTGGCCAAGGTAGCTCAGCTGCTAGGGACCACACAGCATTGCGTCAATCAACACGTCGGATACTCGGAAGAG GTGGAACTGTGCATCAAAGTGTTAAGCGACATTCTGGTCCTTTTATTTCGTAAGGATGTAGGCCCCACATTTCAGGATATTAGCGAAATAATTCAGACTGACTTAAGGACTGTCATACAGTGTCACATAAAAATGCAAAGGGAAAATCCCAATGCG ggTCACATGGCTTCGGTGATGTTAGACATATTTCGTCAAATGACTGCGGACCATTATGAACACTACATAGATAGATTTGTGACAGATTTTGATAAGCTAGACTTTCTTATGGAAATTTTAGTCGTTTTTAAAGAACTTGTAAGCAGCAATTCCGTTTTCCCTAAGGACTGGTTCGACATGATTATGCTGCAAAACAACATAATTCTAAAGTCTCTCCGATACTTTTCTCACACAATTCGcgatatatttttcaaaaagttcgaACATGACGCTTGGAACAATTTCTTTCATTGTGCCATAGCATTCATGACTCAGGACGCATTGCAGTTggaaaatttctctttcaatAAACGTTTAAGGATTATCAATCAGTACAATGATATGCGGAGAGAAATGGGGTTCGAAGTTAGATCCATGTGGTTCAACTTAGGTCTGCACAAGGTCCAATTTGTCCCGTCATTAGTCGGACTTACATTGGAAATGACTTTAATACCAGAAACGGAGTTGAGAACGCACACAATACCTATATTTTTCGATATGATGCAATGTGAGTTTTACTCCTCAAAGTTGGAATTGGAGAGTTTTGGTGATACGAAAAGGGATTCGTCTCATATAAAGGGCAATTTCAACGATTTCGAAAATGAGATGATAGTCAAACTTGACGCGTTGTTTGAGGGTGGAAAAGGAGATAGCGAgtataaacaattatttttcaacatcaTAAAagaattgtgtgaaaaacaTACGACGTTGAAAGAGGAGGGCATTAAATTTGTAACGATCGTGTCGAGGCTAATGGATAGTTTGTTGGATTATCGCAATATCATTTCAAATGATAGTAAGGATAGTACAATGAGTTGTACAGTTAATCTATTG GACTTCTATTCTGAAATcgacaaaaaagaaatgtatATAAGATACTTAAACAAGCTTTTCGATTTGCACATTGAATGCGATAATTATACAGAAGCCGCATTTACCTTAGAGTTGCACACCAAACTCCTGAAATGGACTGATGAATCATTGTCACCATTACTAAAGGGTGACAAGTATATAAACGCCCGAAATCATCGTGAGTTGAAAGAAGCTCTTTATTACACAATTATTGACAATTATAGTAAAGGAAAG atGTGGGAGTACgcaataataaaatgcaaGGAACTAGCTGAGCAGTACGAGCaagaaacttttgattttgatcGCTTAAGCGAGCTGCACACAAGACTGGCAGGATTTTACGATAGTATTATGAAACATGCGCGTCCTAAACCGGAGTACTTTCGAGTTGGGTACTACGGCAGAGGGTTCCCACTATTTTTGCAGAATAAAGTGTTCATATATAGAGGAAAAGAATATGAACGGCTTGAGGATTTCAATTCGAGGATCGTAAATGAGTTTCCGAGGGCGGAACTTTTAAATAAGCTTGACGCACCTGGGAGCGATATTACTACATCAGATAAGCAAT ATatccaaataaataaagtagaTCCCGTGATGGAAGAGAAAAATCAACGATTTTCTGGCAAGTCTGTTAGTGATCAGATAGTTTGTTTCTACAAAGTGAACAACATCAAAAAGTTCAGTTTCTCGCGTCGTTTTACCCGAAAAGATCCCTTTATTGAGTCAGACAATGAATTTGCTCATATGTGGCTAGAGAAAACCGAGTTGCAAACAACGTACCCGTTACCTGGAATTTTGCGTTGGTTTCCAGTGGAAAAAACCATTATGAAGGAAGTGTCGCCCTTAAGAAATGCCATCGAAACTTTAGATGGGGCAAATAAggatttgttcaattttgtttCCATGTTtaacaaagataaaaatatatcaattaatttgttgAGCATGAAGCTTCATG gtattttagACGCTGCAGTAATGGGAGGtacaaaaaattacgaaaaagtgtttttcacTGACGAATATCTTACTCGCCATGCCGATGATGAAGTGTTAGTGAATCGCTTAAAGGATCTTCTAGCAGACCAGATTCCGCTATTAGAGTTGTGCTTGCAAATTCATAAAAAGAAAGCACCGGATAACTTACAGCCGTTGCAAAAGCGTATGGAAGATTGTTTTACCATTATGAAGGATGAGGTAGAGAGGAAATATGGAAAACGG AAATGTGATATAAAACTTGAACCTGAAGTACAAATGAGAAGGCATTATAGTATTACCAGCGACACAAGGCTCTCTGACGTCACTATAACTCCTGA CCATTCATCCCAACATCATAAAAGTATCGGTCCCTCTCCGTCCAAAAGTCTTTCTGTCACACCATCTTTCAATCACAGAAAATCAAGCAAAATTTCTAAACGCAGAAGAAGTAAAACGGAAGTCGTTCTGCCCCCTACCCCAACATCTTCAGGAACGTTGTGGTATACTTCTGAGGACCCATTTTCCTCCATTACATCATGTACAAATTCTACCACAAGTGGAACCGGAACTCCCCGTATTGAACTTACACAGGAG TTACACTCCACGAGACCTCTGAGATCAGAAATAGAAAAGGAAAAGCGATTGAGCCGGCCTTCTAGTGGACAGTTTTCAAGACCGGGTAGTGTAAACCTTCAACTTAGAGGTACAAATAGTTCTGGAACCAGCAGTAATAGAGATTCAATGG GTACTACGGATTCGAATATTAGTGAAGAAGACTTACTCCCTCCTCCGTTGCCGGCCAAATACAAAGACAGCATCGCTGATTTTAGCAATTTAGCCATCAACGAGAACTTGAGTTTCTTACATTCTCGAAGTTCGTCCGTAAGCAGATACTCGTATCAAATTACAAGGGATGCGAGTTCCACAAACGAAGAAATTGATGCCGACGACAATGACATACCCCCCAGTCCCCCACCCAAACCTCCTAAAACCAAACAACATGCACAATGCCAGTAA